From the Mycoplasmatota bacterium genome, one window contains:
- a CDS encoding SDR family oxidoreductase: MGYQDIKFPKNSKFLVTGAAGFIGSNLVEAILDLGYKVRGLDNFSTGKKENLDLFMKNTNFKLIEGDIRNFDTCMEACKGVDYVLNQAAWGSVPRSIEMPLLYEEINIKGTLNMMEAARQNNVKKFVYASSSSVYGDEPNLPKKEGIEGNLLSPYALTKRVDEEYGKQYTRLYGLETYGLRYFNVFGKRQNPDGAYAAVIPKFIKQLLNDEQPTIYGDGKQSRDFTYIENVIEANLKACVASQEAAGQAYNIAYGGREYLIDIYDRLCEALGKDIKPIYSTNRKGDIKHSNADISKAKELLGYNPEWSFEKGIVAAIEWYIDNL, encoded by the coding sequence ATGGGTTATCAAGACATAAAATTTCCAAAGAATTCAAAGTTTTTAGTAACTGGTGCTGCTGGCTTCATTGGATCAAATCTTGTAGAAGCAATTTTAGATTTAGGATATAAAGTTAGAGGATTGGATAATTTTTCAACTGGTAAAAAGGAAAATTTAGACTTGTTTATGAAAAATACTAACTTTAAACTTATTGAAGGAGATATACGTAATTTTGATACGTGTATGGAAGCCTGTAAAGGTGTTGATTATGTACTAAATCAAGCAGCTTGGGGGAGCGTTCCAAGAAGTATTGAAATGCCCTTACTATATGAAGAGATTAATATAAAAGGAACACTTAACATGATGGAAGCAGCAAGACAAAATAATGTTAAAAAATTTGTTTATGCCTCAAGTTCATCTGTCTATGGGGATGAACCAAACTTACCTAAAAAAGAAGGAATAGAAGGTAATCTGCTCTCTCCTTATGCTCTTACTAAGAGAGTAGATGAAGAATATGGTAAACAATATACTAGATTATATGGATTAGAGACTTATGGATTAAGATATTTTAATGTATTTGGTAAAAGACAAAATCCAGACGGTGCTTATGCAGCAGTGATTCCTAAGTTTATTAAACAATTACTTAATGATGAACAACCAACCATATATGGAGATGGGAAACAAAGTAGAGATTTCACTTATATCGAAAATGTAATTGAAGCCAATTTAAAAGCTTGTGTAGCTTCACAAGAGGCTGCAGGCCAGGCTTACAATATTGCTTATGGTGGCAGAGAATATCTTATTGATATTTATGATAGACTGTGTGAAGCCTTAGGTAAAGATATTAAGCCAATTTACAGTACAAATCGTAAAGGTGATATTAAACATAGTAATGCTGATATTAGTAAAGCCAAAGAACTGCTGGGATATAATCCTGAGTGGAGTTTTGAAAAAGGGATTGTGGCAGCGATAGAATGGTATATTGATAATTTATAA
- a CDS encoding glycosyltransferase — protein MSKGTILYVGGFRLPDGNAAAHRVINNAKIMRDLGYNVVFINKLPSDQNKEKCFKNYFGFECIELHNIQNKKTLLKGLYDISDVISSLNHFDDVNMIIAYNYPAIALYRIKDYCKKNGIKCIADVSEWYGTKKRSILYKVIKGTDSTLRMRFVHKKMDGLIVISSFLENYYKGFTNTVCIPPLTDVLDIKWKIKYNKKEGVTTFIYAGTPSGEKERLDIIVKSVLSMKKNYPVKLNVFGITLEQFLSIYKLDIKNFEKEFFDTVNFLGRVDHNLVIKYVKEADYSFLIRDNNRVTKAGFPTKFVESITCGTPVIANSNSDIEKYISNDINGYLVTLNDLNSELQNILNSNNQMKVETNRFDYRNYITEANSFLDKLLINK, from the coding sequence ATGTCAAAAGGAACAATCTTATATGTAGGTGGTTTCAGATTACCGGATGGTAATGCTGCAGCACATAGAGTAATAAATAATGCGAAAATTATGCGTGACTTAGGCTATAATGTAGTTTTTATTAATAAGTTACCCTCTGACCAAAACAAAGAGAAATGTTTTAAGAATTATTTTGGATTTGAATGTATTGAACTACATAATATTCAAAATAAAAAAACTTTGTTAAAAGGGTTATATGATATATCTGATGTGATATCAAGCTTAAATCATTTCGATGATGTTAATATGATAATTGCTTATAATTATCCTGCAATTGCCTTATATCGAATTAAAGATTATTGTAAAAAGAATGGTATAAAATGTATTGCTGATGTTTCTGAATGGTATGGAACAAAAAAACGTTCCATTCTATACAAAGTTATTAAAGGAACTGATTCTACTTTACGAATGAGATTTGTCCATAAAAAGATGGATGGTTTGATAGTTATTAGTAGTTTCCTTGAAAATTATTATAAAGGATTTACTAACACTGTATGTATACCACCATTGACGGATGTATTAGATATAAAATGGAAAATTAAATACAATAAAAAAGAAGGGGTAACTACATTTATATATGCAGGTACCCCTAGTGGTGAAAAAGAACGACTAGATATTATTGTTAAATCAGTTTTATCGATGAAAAAAAATTATCCAGTGAAACTAAATGTATTTGGCATCACTTTAGAACAGTTTTTATCCATATATAAATTGGATATAAAAAATTTTGAAAAAGAATTTTTTGATACTGTAAACTTTTTAGGAAGGGTAGACCATAATTTAGTCATTAAATACGTTAAGGAAGCAGATTACTCTTTTTTAATTAGAGATAATAATAGGGTGACTAAAGCGGGATTTCCAACGAAGTTTGTTGAAAGTATTACTTGTGGTACACCAGTCATTGCTAATAGTAATAGTGATATAGAAAAATATATTAGTAACGATATTAATGGATATCTTGTTACATTAAATGATTTAAACAGTGAGCTACAAAATATATTGAATAGTAATAATCAAATGAAAGTAGAGACTAATAGATTTGATTATAGAAATTATATAACTGAAGCAAATTCTTTTTTAGATAAATTATTAATTAATAAATAA
- the wecB gene encoding UDP-N-acetylglucosamine 2-epimerase (non-hydrolyzing) has translation MKKLKVMTVVGTRPEIIRLSAVINKLEESEAIDHILVHTGQNYDYELNEVFFKDFNLKKPDFFLNAATGAAVETIGNILIKIDPIMEEVKPDAFLVLGDTNSCLCAIAAKKRHIPIFHMEAGNRCFDQRVPEETNRKIVDHISDINLTYSDIAREYLLREGLPADRIIKTGSPMFEVINSRKDDIEKTDVLERLDLHEGKYFVVSAHREENISSEENFMDLVDSLNAVAEKYNMPIIVSTHPRTRNMINAKRIKFNSLVKTMKPLGFNDYVKLQTKAKAVLSDSGTISEESSILGFKALNIRQAHERPEAMEEASVMMVGLKKERIMQGLDILDTQEIDTLRQVGDYSMPNVSDKVLRIMLSYTDYVNRVVWSK, from the coding sequence ATGAAAAAACTAAAAGTAATGACAGTAGTTGGTACAAGACCTGAAATAATAAGGTTATCAGCTGTTATAAATAAATTAGAAGAATCCGAAGCAATTGATCACATTCTCGTACATACTGGACAAAACTATGATTATGAACTAAATGAAGTATTTTTTAAAGATTTCAATTTAAAAAAGCCAGATTTCTTTTTAAATGCTGCTACAGGAGCAGCAGTAGAAACAATAGGAAATATTTTGATTAAAATAGATCCTATTATGGAAGAAGTTAAACCTGATGCATTTTTAGTGCTTGGAGATACAAATAGTTGTTTATGTGCAATAGCTGCTAAGAAAAGACATATTCCTATATTTCATATGGAAGCAGGGAATAGATGCTTTGATCAAAGAGTACCTGAAGAGACTAATAGAAAGATTGTAGATCATATATCAGATATTAATTTAACCTATAGTGATATTGCTAGGGAATATTTATTAAGAGAGGGATTACCTGCTGATAGAATTATAAAGACTGGAAGTCCTATGTTTGAAGTAATTAACTCTAGAAAAGATGATATTGAAAAAACAGATGTATTAGAAAGACTGGATTTACATGAAGGAAAATATTTTGTTGTTTCTGCTCACAGAGAAGAAAATATCAGTTCAGAAGAAAACTTCATGGATTTAGTTGATAGCTTAAACGCTGTAGCTGAAAAATACAATATGCCAATAATAGTGAGTACACACCCTAGAACTAGAAATATGATTAATGCAAAAAGAATTAAATTTAATTCATTAGTGAAAACAATGAAACCATTAGGATTTAATGATTATGTAAAACTACAAACCAAAGCTAAAGCAGTACTTAGTGATAGTGGAACAATTAGTGAAGAATCATCTATTCTAGGATTTAAAGCATTAAATATACGACAAGCTCATGAAAGACCAGAAGCTATGGAAGAAGCGTCGGTTATGATGGTTGGACTTAAAAAAGAAAGAATAATGCAAGGATTAGATATTTTAGATACACAAGAAATAGACACTTTAAGACAGGTTGGAGATTATAGTATGCCTAATGTTTCAGATAAAGTGTTGAGAATTATGTTATCTTATACAGATTATGTTAATAGAGTTGTTTGGAGTAAGTAG
- a CDS encoding oligosaccharide flippase family protein, which produces MILKNKKVQQYGLLTVANFGTMFFAFITNILMTSLLTENDYGTYRYIINTIIMIVSFSNLGIYYSTARLLTNANKERERDLYGATIAMMFFISVFVAVVIFVVYKIITCFFHNIDPTFLYALPLIYTVMIQRTFIYMLKGSNKIFDVSLQTILPQILMLTIYSFVFIINFKHMNFLTSLCIYACVFIITDFITIARLRIRFLTGIKKETKNIYSEQKRNGFEIYKGSLLAVFSADALNVIIGSITMKAHYAVYTLALSFSSPILQIPAIMGVIQFKKYANTNKLDKKEIGITVIIGLLAYLGLNIIMLMFFPIVYKDRYLGTPSFVLALSLGYLFHGFGDYFNNFLNAHGEGSSIKKGAYFSGITQIVLAALLVPYLELWGLAISRITASFVYFIIMLQRYHRVSRKTSKVGED; this is translated from the coding sequence ATGATCTTAAAAAATAAAAAAGTACAACAATATGGACTACTTACAGTTGCAAATTTTGGTACTATGTTTTTTGCATTTATAACAAATATTTTAATGACAAGCTTGTTAACTGAAAACGATTATGGTACTTATAGATATATAATAAATACAATAATTATGATTGTTTCATTTTCAAATTTAGGTATATATTATTCCACCGCAAGACTTCTTACTAATGCGAATAAAGAAAGGGAAAGAGATTTATACGGTGCCACAATAGCAATGATGTTTTTTATTTCAGTTTTTGTAGCTGTGGTAATTTTTGTGGTATATAAAATAATAACATGTTTTTTTCATAATATTGATCCAACTTTTTTGTATGCTTTACCCCTAATTTATACGGTAATGATACAAAGGACATTTATTTATATGCTAAAGGGATCAAATAAAATATTTGATGTTTCATTACAAACTATTTTACCGCAAATATTGATGCTAACTATTTACTCATTTGTGTTTATAATTAATTTTAAACATATGAATTTTTTAACTTCGTTGTGTATATACGCTTGTGTTTTTATAATTACTGATTTTATAACTATTGCGAGACTTAGAATTCGGTTTTTAACCGGTATAAAGAAAGAAACTAAGAACATATATTCTGAACAAAAACGAAATGGGTTTGAGATATATAAAGGGTCATTATTGGCTGTATTTTCAGCTGATGCTTTAAACGTTATTATTGGTTCAATTACTATGAAAGCACATTATGCTGTATATACTTTAGCTTTAAGTTTTTCCTCACCTATACTACAGATACCTGCTATAATGGGAGTTATTCAATTCAAAAAATATGCAAACACTAATAAACTTGATAAAAAAGAAATAGGAATTACAGTAATCATTGGTTTGTTAGCTTATTTAGGTTTAAATATTATTATGTTAATGTTTTTTCCGATAGTATACAAAGATAGATATTTAGGGACGCCTTCTTTTGTTCTGGCGTTATCATTAGGTTATTTATTTCATGGATTTGGAGATTATTTTAATAATTTTCTTAATGCACATGGAGAAGGATCAAGTATTAAAAAAGGTGCTTATTTTAGTGGAATTACTCAAATTGTATTAGCAGCTCTTCTTGTTCCATATCTAGAATTATGGGGATTAGCTATTTCTCGAATTACTGCAAGTTTTGTTTATTTTATAATTATGTTACAGAGATATCATAGAGTTTCAAGAAAAACTAGCAAGGTAGGTGAAGACTAG
- the istB gene encoding IS21-like element helper ATPase IstB encodes MLNNYNKLLNNLETLNLNLFRANIDSYLNLIAKGEKNIVDSLYELTEYEMNFKRERAITSCVKVANFPFLKTLDDFDFGFQPSINKDEILNFKYLKFIENNENILLIGSPGVGKTHLATSIGIEAAKSRKSTYFISCNDIILQLKRAHLENRLETRLKFFTKYRVLVIDEVGFLPLDTESSNLLFQLIARRYEKKSTIITTNKPLSKWGEIFGDSVLANAILDRLLHHSHVINIVGRSYRTKDKIESIEPNKK; translated from the coding sequence ATGTTAAATAATTATAATAAATTATTAAATAACTTAGAAACCCTAAATTTAAACCTTTTTAGAGCCAATATCGACTCTTATTTGAATCTTATCGCAAAAGGCGAAAAGAATATAGTAGATTCGTTATATGAACTTACAGAGTATGAAATGAATTTTAAACGAGAACGTGCAATAACGTCATGTGTTAAAGTCGCTAATTTCCCCTTTCTTAAAACATTAGATGATTTTGATTTTGGGTTTCAACCATCTATAAATAAAGACGAAATATTAAATTTCAAATATTTAAAATTCATTGAGAATAATGAAAATATTCTTCTAATCGGATCTCCAGGGGTTGGTAAAACTCATTTAGCTACGTCAATAGGAATTGAAGCAGCTAAATCAAGAAAAAGTACTTATTTTATAAGTTGTAACGATATAATTTTACAACTTAAACGAGCACATTTAGAAAACAGATTAGAAACAAGATTAAAATTTTTCACCAAATACAGGGTATTAGTAATTGATGAAGTTGGATTTTTACCTCTTGATACAGAATCATCTAATTTATTATTTCAATTAATCGCTAGACGGTATGAAAAAAAGTCTACAATTATAACAACAAACAAACCACTCTCTAAATGGGGAGAAATATTTGGAGATAGTGTATTAGCTAACGCCATTCTAGATCGATTACTTCACCATTCTCATGTGATAAATATTGTCGGTAGATCATACAGAACTAAAGATAAAATAGAAAGTATTGAACCTAATAAAAAATGA
- a CDS encoding nucleotide sugar dehydrogenase: MILSESILSRKEKISVVGLGYVGMPLAIAFAKKADVVGFDISESKVKQYLEGIDVTKEVGDEAIQETTALFTWEEKYLRDCKFHVVAVPTPINRDKTPDLRPVIGASRTVGRNLTEGSIVVFESTVFPGVTEDICVPILEEESGLKCGVDFKVGYSPERINPGDKVHRLDTIVKVVSGMDKDSLDIIAKVYEMIIKAGVHKAESIKVAEAAKVIENSQRDINIAFMNELSIIFNKMGIDTKSVLEASKTKWNFLNFYPGLVGGHCIGVDPYYLTYKAEEIGYHSQIILSGRKINDDMGKYVAEQTVKMLIKADKQIKGSKVGIFGVTFKENCPDVRNTKVVDVINELHEYGIETKVVDPVADKEDLWREYRINPCSLDEIQGMDALIFAVPHEEFKDLKIENIKKLYANNRHPLIDVKGMFDKNEAESNNFLYWRL; encoded by the coding sequence ATGATTTTGTCAGAGTCTATTTTATCAAGAAAAGAAAAAATATCAGTTGTTGGTTTAGGATATGTGGGTATGCCTTTGGCAATTGCATTTGCTAAAAAGGCTGATGTTGTTGGTTTTGATATATCTGAATCAAAGGTTAAACAATATTTGGAAGGTATTGATGTGACAAAAGAAGTTGGTGATGAAGCTATTCAAGAAACAACTGCTTTATTCACATGGGAAGAAAAGTATTTAAGAGATTGTAAATTTCATGTAGTTGCTGTACCAACACCTATTAATAGGGATAAGACTCCTGACTTAAGACCGGTTATAGGAGCAAGTAGAACTGTTGGTAGAAACTTGACTGAAGGATCAATTGTAGTTTTTGAATCAACTGTTTTCCCAGGTGTTACTGAAGATATCTGTGTTCCAATTCTTGAAGAAGAATCAGGATTAAAATGTGGAGTTGATTTTAAAGTTGGTTACTCTCCAGAGAGAATAAATCCTGGTGATAAAGTACATAGATTAGACACTATTGTTAAAGTTGTATCTGGAATGGATAAAGATTCTTTAGATATTATAGCTAAAGTATATGAGATGATAATTAAAGCAGGAGTACATAAAGCAGAAAGTATAAAAGTTGCTGAGGCAGCTAAGGTGATTGAAAACTCACAAAGAGATATTAATATTGCTTTCATGAATGAACTCTCAATTATCTTTAATAAAATGGGAATTGATACAAAGTCTGTTCTTGAAGCTTCAAAAACAAAGTGGAATTTTCTTAATTTTTACCCTGGATTAGTAGGGGGTCACTGCATAGGTGTTGATCCATACTACTTGACATATAAAGCTGAAGAAATTGGTTATCATTCTCAAATTATTCTGTCAGGTAGAAAAATCAATGATGATATGGGGAAATACGTGGCTGAACAGACTGTTAAAATGCTTATTAAAGCTGATAAACAAATCAAAGGTTCAAAAGTTGGAATTTTTGGTGTGACATTTAAAGAAAATTGTCCAGATGTTAGAAATACAAAAGTTGTAGATGTAATTAATGAATTACATGAATATGGAATAGAGACAAAGGTAGTAGATCCTGTAGCAGATAAAGAAGATTTGTGGAGGGAATATAGAATTAATCCATGTTCTCTAGATGAAATTCAAGGTATGGATGCTTTAATTTTTGCTGTACCCCACGAAGAGTTCAAGGATTTAAAAATAGAGAATATTAAAAAACTTTATGCTAATAATAGACATCCACTTATTGATGTAAAAGGTATGTTTGATAAAAATGAAGCAGAAAGCAATAATTTCTTATATTGGAGGCTATAA
- a CDS encoding capsular polysaccharide biosynthesis protein CapF, whose amino-acid sequence MKILVTGSNGFVGKNLIAELKNKGYLDVYKFDIDTDKSLLDKYTNECEFVYHLAGVNRPKDEKEFMEGNFGFTSELLDLLKKHNNKAPVLITSSIQAKLDNPYGKSKKAGEDLLFNYSKETGAKVYVYRLPNLFGKWSRPNYNTVVATFCHNIARDMQIKINNPEVDLHLCYIDDVLEEFINALDGNPTKEDNYCIVPVDHQIKLGELARKIRSFKESRKDLSIPTMKDEITKKLYSTYLSFLPEDDFAYNLKMNVDHRGSFTEFIRTPERGQVSVNVSKPGITKGNHWHHTKNEKFLVVSGEGLIRFRKIDETRIIEYKVSGEKLQVVDIPTGYTHSIVNVGETDLVTVMWANEPFDPEKPDTYYLEV is encoded by the coding sequence ATGAAAATATTAGTTACTGGCTCGAATGGTTTTGTTGGTAAAAATTTAATTGCCGAACTTAAAAATAAAGGTTATTTAGATGTTTATAAATTTGATATTGATACTGATAAGTCACTACTCGATAAATATACAAATGAATGCGAGTTTGTGTATCATCTTGCAGGTGTAAATCGACCAAAAGATGAAAAAGAGTTTATGGAAGGAAACTTCGGTTTTACTTCAGAACTATTAGATTTACTTAAGAAACATAACAATAAAGCACCTGTACTCATAACATCTTCTATCCAAGCAAAATTAGATAATCCTTATGGAAAAAGTAAAAAAGCAGGTGAAGATTTACTATTTAACTATAGTAAAGAAACGGGCGCTAAAGTTTATGTATATAGACTACCTAATTTATTTGGTAAATGGAGTAGACCTAATTATAATACTGTTGTAGCTACATTTTGTCATAATATAGCTAGAGATATGCAAATTAAAATTAATAACCCTGAAGTAGATTTACATCTTTGTTATATTGATGATGTTTTAGAAGAATTTATAAATGCTTTAGATGGAAATCCAACTAAAGAAGATAATTATTGTATAGTACCTGTAGATCATCAAATAAAACTTGGTGAGTTAGCAAGAAAGATTAGAAGTTTTAAAGAAAGCAGAAAAGATTTAAGTATTCCAACGATGAAAGATGAAATTACTAAGAAGTTATATAGTACCTATTTAAGCTTTTTACCAGAAGATGATTTTGCTTATAATCTTAAGATGAATGTTGATCATAGAGGTTCATTTACAGAATTCATTAGAACCCCAGAAAGAGGGCAAGTATCTGTAAATGTATCAAAACCAGGAATTACAAAAGGTAACCATTGGCATCATACTAAGAATGAAAAATTTTTAGTTGTAAGTGGAGAAGGGCTTATAAGATTCAGAAAAATTGATGAAACGAGAATCATTGAGTATAAAGTAAGTGGAGAAAAACTACAAGTCGTTGATATTCCTACAGGATATACTCATTCTATTGTTAATGTTGGAGAAACTGACCTTGTGACAGTTATGTGGGCAAATGAGCCATTTGATCCAGAAAAACCAGACACTTATTATTTGGAGGTTTAA
- a CDS encoding transposase: MTEINVLGMLDILRTYDMKPNYSELARIYGLDRHTIKKYYEDGGKKLITRKRESGFDQYKEEISHLMNKSGVTKKAVHEYLRDKYENIPAYSTFRHYTQNNHITIPKSTTPHVRYETRPGDQLQVDWKESMKLISKYGEVFEFNVLTSTLGFSRYHKFVYSKTKTTEDFIRCVIDTLNHLGVSLNIF; the protein is encoded by the coding sequence GTGACTGAAATAAATGTACTAGGAATGTTAGATATATTGAGAACGTATGATATGAAACCAAATTATAGTGAATTAGCAAGAATCTATGGATTAGACCGACATACTATTAAAAAATATTATGAAGATGGAGGAAAGAAATTGATTACAAGAAAACGCGAAAGTGGATTTGATCAATATAAAGAAGAAATATCACATTTGATGAATAAATCTGGCGTAACAAAGAAAGCAGTTCATGAATATTTAAGAGATAAATATGAAAATATACCGGCATATTCAACCTTTAGACACTATACTCAAAATAATCATATTACCATACCTAAAAGCACCACTCCACATGTTAGATATGAAACCAGGCCAGGAGACCAACTACAAGTAGATTGGAAAGAAAGTATGAAACTAATAAGTAAGTACGGAGAAGTATTTGAGTTTAATGTATTAACTTCTACTCTAGGATTCTCAAGGTATCATAAATTCGTTTATTCAAAAACAAAAACGACAGAAGACTTCATCCGTTGTGTAATCGATACATTAAATCATCTAGGGGTATCCCTAAACATATTTTAA
- a CDS encoding glycosyltransferase family 4 protein, protein MKKKKIALHIIMPNQVSGPNTANRRMAQSWMKNIYDFEFVNQTFLAKSKINLRLIKDLKRQFSELNPDLVHLSGLQSSGFHAIVAARLAGCKNILITIRGFSGDSIGINPLKRFIFNKIIEPLTLRMCTKFYTVCEEAASRKMVQKYKKKYIGVIHNAAPDIDFGVKKTGSIFRHEIDASEDDFLVVISGRMVYDKGISFISEAIDKIHDPKIKFVFIGDGEYHEILRKKHENLVQKERVVLLGKRSDVLNILSGCDLFLFATLHENLSNALLEAMAVGLPVVATRIGGNVEVVEDGKNGFLIPPKNVAEIVRCIKLIKNDKKLKNNFSSHSERIIREKFSQERLYKTLSEVYESLYIE, encoded by the coding sequence ATGAAAAAGAAAAAAATTGCCTTACATATTATAATGCCTAATCAAGTTAGTGGCCCGAATACTGCCAACAGAAGAATGGCACAATCTTGGATGAAAAATATTTATGATTTTGAATTTGTCAATCAAACTTTTTTAGCCAAATCAAAAATTAATTTGAGATTAATTAAAGATTTAAAGCGACAATTTAGTGAACTAAATCCAGATTTAGTTCACTTGTCAGGGTTACAATCTTCAGGATTTCATGCCATAGTAGCTGCAAGATTAGCTGGGTGTAAAAATATTTTGATAACAATTAGAGGATTTTCAGGTGATTCAATAGGTATAAATCCTTTAAAGAGATTTATTTTCAATAAAATTATTGAACCATTGACACTAAGAATGTGTACAAAATTTTATACTGTTTGTGAAGAAGCAGCATCACGAAAGATGGTTCAAAAATACAAAAAAAAATATATTGGCGTAATTCATAATGCGGCTCCCGATATAGACTTTGGTGTAAAAAAAACTGGTAGTATATTTAGACATGAAATAGATGCTTCTGAGGATGATTTTCTTGTTGTAATATCAGGTAGGATGGTATATGACAAAGGTATTTCATTTATCTCAGAAGCTATTGATAAAATACATGATCCTAAAATAAAATTTGTTTTTATTGGTGATGGAGAATATCATGAAATTTTAAGAAAAAAACATGAGAATTTAGTTCAAAAGGAAAGAGTAGTATTACTTGGGAAACGTAGTGATGTACTTAATATTTTATCTGGATGCGATCTATTTTTATTTGCAACATTACATGAAAACCTATCAAATGCTCTACTTGAAGCAATGGCTGTTGGATTACCAGTAGTTGCAACAAGAATTGGGGGAAATGTTGAAGTAGTAGAAGATGGTAAAAATGGCTTTCTTATTCCCCCAAAAAATGTGGCTGAAATTGTTAGATGTATTAAATTAATAAAAAATGATAAAAAATTGAAAAATAACTTCTCATCTCATTCTGAAAGAATAATTAGAGAAAAATTCTCTCAAGAAAGATTATATAAAACTTTGTCGGAAGTATACGAGTCATTATATATCGAATAG
- a CDS encoding polysaccharide biosynthesis protein encodes MFKNKTLLITGGTGSFGNAVLERFLMTDIKEVRIFSRDEKKQHDMRKRYNNQKIKFYIGDVRNCDSIKDAMRGVDYVFHAAALKQVPSCEFFPMEAVKTNVFGTDNVLNSAIQTGVKKVICLSTDKAAYPINAMGISKAMMEKVFVAKSKTVNPEETLICGTRYGNVMASRGSVIPLFIEQIKNGQPLTVTDPNMTRFLMSLEEAVELVVFAFQNAEAGDIMVQKAPASTIGDLAQAVKELFNADNEIKIIGTRHGEKRYETLLTKEEYIVAQDMGGFYRVPADKRDLNYDKYFVDGSQKLSSQEEYNSDNTERLNVEQIKEKLLALDYVKKELESWGK; translated from the coding sequence ATGTTTAAAAACAAAACTTTATTAATCACAGGTGGTACGGGTTCTTTTGGTAATGCTGTACTTGAACGATTTCTTATGACAGATATTAAAGAAGTTCGAATTTTTTCAAGAGATGAAAAAAAACAGCATGATATGCGTAAGAGATATAATAATCAGAAGATAAAATTTTATATTGGAGATGTAAGAAACTGTGACAGTATAAAAGATGCAATGCGTGGAGTTGATTATGTATTTCATGCTGCAGCCCTTAAACAAGTGCCTTCATGTGAGTTTTTTCCTATGGAAGCTGTTAAAACAAATGTATTTGGAACAGATAATGTTTTAAATTCTGCTATACAAACAGGAGTAAAGAAAGTTATATGTTTATCTACAGATAAAGCTGCTTATCCTATTAATGCTATGGGGATATCTAAAGCTATGATGGAAAAAGTGTTTGTAGCTAAATCAAAAACTGTAAATCCAGAAGAAACACTTATTTGTGGAACTCGTTATGGAAATGTTATGGCATCTAGAGGCTCGGTTATTCCTTTATTTATTGAACAAATAAAAAATGGACAACCTTTGACAGTAACTGATCCAAATATGACTAGATTTCTTATGAGTTTAGAAGAAGCTGTGGAGCTTGTAGTATTTGCATTTCAAAATGCAGAAGCTGGAGATATTATGGTACAAAAAGCTCCTGCATCTACTATTGGTGATTTAGCACAAGCTGTTAAAGAATTGTTTAATGCTGATAATGAAATAAAAATAATCGGTACTCGTCATGGTGAAAAGAGATATGAAACATTACTAACAAAAGAAGAATATATTGTAGCGCAAGATATGGGTGGTTTCTACAGAGTACCTGCAGATAAAAGAGATCTTAACTACGATAAATATTTCGTAGATGGAAGTCAAAAGTTGTCTTCACAAGAAGAATATAACTCTGATAATACAGAGAGACTTAATGTAGAACAAATAAAAGAAAAACTACTAGCACTTGATTATGTTAAAAAAGAGTTAGAAAGCTGGGGTAAATAA